One genomic window of Scatophagus argus isolate fScaArg1 chromosome 16, fScaArg1.pri, whole genome shotgun sequence includes the following:
- the hoatz gene encoding cilia- and flagella-associated protein HOATZ, with protein MVTILNTANRKMSAQASCPEQEDFEDFFTVFDGSSPEDASHARQLWSSLALLPPLESRLVSAEIRQRLPVSRPAPGPKQSSPEPPSVPAVRQRQAERRRYEAMAAKRREILALLRSQREQRIQKELLSVAFKPRAKFGREKTLKLHKPSDSEEDEELVLQLP; from the coding sequence ATGGTGACCATATTAAACACCGCTAACAGGAAAATGTCTGCCCAGGCTTCGTGTCCGGAGCAGGAGGACTTTGAGGACTTCTTCACCGTGTTCGACGGCTCCTCTCCGGAGGACGCGTCCCACGCCCGGCAGCTGTGGAGCTCGCTGGCTCTCCTGCCGCCGCTGGAGTCCCGGCTGGTGTCAGCAGAGATCCGACAGAGGCTGCCGGTGTCCCGGCCTGCTCCCGGACCCAAACAGTCCTCACCGGAGCCGCCGAGTGTCCCGGCGGTCCGGCAGAGACAGGCGGAGAGACGGCGGTATGAGGCCATGGCCGCCAAGAGGAGGGAGATCCTGGCTCTGCTGAGGAGCCAGAGGGAGCAGAGGATCCAGAAGGAGCTGCTCTCCGTGGCCTTCAAACCCAGGGCCAAGTTCGGCAGAGAGAAAACGCTGAAGCTGCACAAACCTTCAGACtcggaggaggacgaggagctGGTCCTGCAGCTGCCGTAG